Proteins found in one Roseovarius pelagicus genomic segment:
- a CDS encoding glycosyltransferase, producing the protein MNTPLAASVIVPAHNEAAYLGDCLNAVLASDLGHAQIEILVVANGCTDSTARIARDIGVRAPVPLHVIETPQGGKLHALRLGDEAALYGTRIYLDADVVVSHGLIAELISVLAVEVPRYASGVPRIARARDVVTRAYARFWQTLPFVQQNAPGFGAFAVNGAGRARWGNWPDIISDDTFVRLQFTPKERVRVEHTYCWPMVEGFANLVRVRRRQDRGVAEIAERYPQLLTNDDKDGLGVGGIVRRAFRDPIGFMAYIGVALATKLPGRGGWVRGR; encoded by the coding sequence ATGAATACGCCACTTGCCGCCAGCGTGATCGTGCCAGCGCACAACGAAGCGGCGTATTTGGGCGATTGTCTGAACGCGGTACTGGCATCTGATCTGGGTCACGCGCAGATCGAGATATTGGTGGTTGCCAATGGCTGCACTGACAGCACCGCGCGCATCGCGCGGGATATCGGCGTTCGGGCGCCGGTTCCGCTACATGTGATTGAGACGCCCCAAGGGGGGAAGTTGCATGCCTTGCGTTTGGGGGACGAGGCGGCGCTGTATGGCACTCGAATATACTTGGATGCTGACGTTGTTGTGAGCCACGGGTTGATCGCTGAATTGATCAGCGTTCTGGCCGTCGAGGTGCCGCGCTACGCCAGCGGAGTCCCCCGGATTGCACGCGCGCGTGACGTCGTGACAAGAGCCTACGCGCGGTTTTGGCAGACGCTCCCCTTTGTTCAACAGAACGCGCCGGGATTTGGCGCCTTTGCGGTGAATGGTGCAGGACGCGCGCGCTGGGGGAATTGGCCCGACATCATCTCGGATGATACTTTCGTAAGGTTGCAGTTTACTCCGAAAGAGCGGGTGCGGGTGGAACACACCTATTGCTGGCCGATGGTCGAGGGCTTTGCCAACCTCGTGCGCGTCAGGCGGCGGCAGGATCGCGGGGTGGCGGAGATCGCCGAGCGGTATCCGCAGCTTTTGACCAACGATGATAAGGATGGCTTGGGTGTTGGTGGCATCGTGCGTCGCGCGTTCCGCGACCCTATAGGATTTATGGCCTATATCGGCGTGGCGTTGGCCACGAAACTACCCGGTCGAGGTGGCTGGGTACGCGGGCGGTGA
- a CDS encoding glycosyltransferase gives MKIAYILNTYPQPSHSFIRRELQALERQGFQISRLAMRAADVPLVDAEDKAEATRTDYVLQAGVLALFGAVLRILLTQPRSAMVAISHAWRMGGVSEVGRLRHFIYLVEAAYVAHRCTAESTEHIHAHFGTNAATVAMLAHLLGGPSYSFTVHGPEEFDAPRALSLGSKIANSAFTIAISQFGRSQLCRWVDFDHWDRIRVVHCGIVPARFANQTPLPEHGLSFVAIGRFVEQKGQMVLIPAWTRLVARHPEIHLTLIGDGPMRRDLETAVQEAGLSRNITFSGWLDEAGVRDALAASHALIMPSFAEGLPMVVMEAMAAARPVIATYIAGTPELVQDGKTGWLVPAGDVDALVNAVEELANLSPSDRNKMGAAGRKRVLARHDVEVEAAKLATAMRAARSPTR, from the coding sequence TTGAAAATCGCCTACATCCTCAACACCTATCCGCAGCCTTCGCATAGCTTCATTCGCCGAGAATTGCAGGCGCTTGAGCGTCAGGGATTTCAGATTTCCCGTCTTGCGATGCGCGCTGCAGATGTGCCGCTGGTCGACGCCGAGGACAAAGCTGAAGCCACGAGAACGGACTACGTATTGCAGGCTGGTGTTTTGGCGTTGTTCGGTGCCGTACTTCGGATTCTGCTGACGCAACCCCGATCCGCAATGGTCGCAATAAGCCACGCCTGGCGCATGGGCGGTGTGTCCGAGGTTGGTCGATTGCGTCACTTCATTTACCTCGTCGAGGCGGCCTATGTAGCCCACCGCTGCACAGCTGAAAGCACCGAGCATATCCACGCACATTTTGGCACAAATGCGGCAACCGTAGCGATGTTGGCCCATCTGTTGGGCGGACCAAGCTATTCTTTCACGGTTCACGGACCGGAAGAGTTCGATGCGCCGCGCGCCCTGTCGCTGGGTAGCAAAATCGCAAATTCCGCCTTTACCATTGCCATCAGCCAATTCGGCCGCAGTCAGCTGTGCCGCTGGGTGGATTTCGATCACTGGGACCGCATCAGAGTTGTGCATTGCGGGATCGTGCCCGCCCGGTTTGCGAACCAGACACCGCTGCCCGAGCACGGGCTATCCTTCGTCGCGATTGGCCGATTTGTCGAGCAGAAAGGCCAGATGGTACTGATCCCTGCATGGACGCGATTGGTCGCCCGGCACCCAGAGATACACCTGACGCTGATCGGCGATGGCCCAATGCGGCGTGATCTGGAAACCGCGGTGCAGGAGGCAGGATTAAGTAGAAACATTACCTTTTCCGGCTGGCTGGATGAGGCGGGCGTGCGCGATGCATTGGCAGCCAGCCACGCGTTGATCATGCCCAGCTTTGCCGAAGGTCTGCCGATGGTCGTGATGGAGGCTATGGCCGCTGCCCGGCCAGTGATCGCCACCTACATCGCGGGCACGCCCGAGTTGGTGCAGGACGGTAAAACCGGCTGGCTGGTTCCAGCGGGCGATGTTGATGCGCTTGTCAACGCGGTAGAGGAGTTGGCAAACCTCTCACCTTCGGACCGCAACAAGATGGGCGCAGCCGGCCGCAAGCGCGTGTTGGCAAGGCATGATGTCGAGGTAGAGGCCGCAAAACTGGCCACAGCGATGCGTGCGGCCCGTTCACCAACGCGCTAA
- a CDS encoding oligosaccharide flippase family protein: MKFLIQTMSGNQLTARILRSTSWVLVGYGGAQAIRLASNLILTRILFPEAFGLMALVTVITVGLMMFSDVGIGPSISQSKRGDDPAFLNTAWTIQAMRGGSLWVITLLLAWPVAQFYDQPDLAIYLPIAGLALVITGFLPTRVETARRHLVLGRLTMLDLLAQLIGLSMMVVLALVTHSVLALVLGGIFSALAKLILTWRYLPGERNRFQLERAAVDEQLHFGKWIFLSTAFSFISAQGDKVILGKLLPLGILGVYNIGYFLASFPIMLGMTMAHQLMIPIFRDRPPGASIANRASLRRMRLAMSGGLFAMLATMAFAGPWLVDLLYDDRYGQAGAMIVLMACGFLPQVIGLSYDRAALAAGDSRGAFIFSGTRSLVQMFLLYTGFTHYGLIGGLVSYGIAMALVHAVLVGLALRHRAWDPVHDLGFGALACAITIGAVWVHFDVIAALSVLGG; encoded by the coding sequence ATGAAGTTTCTGATCCAGACAATGAGCGGCAACCAACTGACCGCGCGCATCCTGCGCAGTACGTCTTGGGTGCTGGTCGGATATGGCGGAGCGCAGGCGATACGGCTGGCGTCAAACCTGATCTTGACCCGTATTCTGTTCCCAGAGGCATTTGGCTTGATGGCGTTGGTGACCGTCATCACAGTGGGCCTGATGATGTTCTCGGACGTGGGCATCGGTCCCAGCATCAGTCAGAGCAAGCGCGGCGATGATCCCGCCTTTTTAAACACTGCATGGACGATTCAGGCGATGCGGGGGGGCAGCCTATGGGTGATCACCCTATTGCTGGCTTGGCCCGTGGCGCAATTCTATGATCAGCCCGATCTGGCCATATATCTGCCGATCGCTGGTTTGGCATTGGTCATCACCGGGTTTCTGCCGACCCGCGTTGAGACCGCGCGTCGGCATCTGGTTCTTGGTCGCCTGACCATGCTTGATCTGCTCGCCCAGTTGATCGGGCTGAGCATGATGGTGGTTCTAGCCCTCGTCACGCATTCGGTGCTCGCCTTGGTGCTTGGCGGGATTTTCAGCGCGCTGGCCAAACTGATCCTGACCTGGCGATACCTGCCGGGTGAACGCAACCGGTTCCAGTTAGAGCGCGCTGCAGTCGATGAACAGCTTCATTTTGGCAAGTGGATATTCCTGAGCACCGCGTTCTCCTTCATCAGCGCACAAGGCGATAAGGTGATCTTGGGCAAGCTGCTGCCATTGGGGATTCTGGGCGTTTACAACATCGGATATTTCCTTGCCAGTTTTCCGATCATGCTTGGCATGACGATGGCGCATCAGTTGATGATTCCGATCTTTCGGGATCGTCCTCCGGGGGCGTCGATCGCTAATCGCGCGAGCTTGCGCCGGATGCGGCTGGCAATGTCCGGCGGGCTGTTTGCGATGTTGGCTACGATGGCCTTTGCCGGTCCATGGTTGGTCGATCTGCTTTATGATGATCGCTATGGGCAGGCGGGTGCCATGATCGTGCTGATGGCCTGTGGGTTCCTTCCGCAGGTGATCGGGCTCAGCTATGATCGAGCGGCACTGGCTGCGGGGGATTCACGCGGTGCGTTTATCTTTTCCGGCACTCGGTCACTTGTGCAGATGTTCCTGCTCTATACCGGCTTTACCCACTATGGGCTGATTGGCGGGTTGGTCTCTTACGGGATCGCCATGGCGCTGGTTCATGCGGTACTGGTCGGGCTAGCGTTGCGCCACCGTGCGTGGGATCCTGTCCATGATCTGGGATTTGGCGCGCTGGCCTGTGCCATCACCATCGGAGCAGTCTGGGTGCACTTTGACGTGATCGCAGCGCTATCGGTGCTTGGGGGTTAA
- a CDS encoding GumC family protein: MGSIFSIADAIDMVRRRIVTILAVFLIGSIIGFFYALSKPHLYTSSEVLQVQSPTIAADLAPTTIGGSSARRLQLIEQQVMSRGGVMELIEKLGLFTDAQGMSDSEKVALIRQAVKLEGVAAAREGYSDDGTVSLLRITANWPTAAGAQKIAHEFSLRTIALSISTRLEQARETLGFFELQEQAVRAEIATLEADITQFRTENDIVPPGNLEVTQREVESLTEAMLNIDRRMLAVQRRLDTPANSRIEKRQREADLLERQGLEAERALLARTLEALNESLVGTPELDLQLAEYDRQLGELRAQLQQVSARRKEAQVGFQLETQRQSERLTVLEPAPLPDYPFTRARKQIVVLGAAASLLLGIGLAFLLDLRHPVIRSAAQMERDIGLRPVISIPEMKPVRRRKLSSGWLRRALTPKHR, encoded by the coding sequence ATGGGATCGATTTTTTCGATTGCAGACGCGATTGACATGGTGCGCCGCCGCATCGTGACGATACTTGCCGTCTTCTTGATCGGCTCCATCATCGGGTTCTTCTACGCGCTGTCCAAACCGCACCTCTATACATCGTCTGAAGTGCTGCAAGTCCAGAGTCCGACCATTGCCGCCGATTTGGCACCGACGACAATCGGCGGATCATCCGCCCGACGTCTACAACTGATCGAACAACAAGTCATGTCGCGTGGTGGCGTGATGGAACTGATCGAAAAGCTTGGCCTTTTCACGGATGCTCAGGGCATGTCCGACAGTGAAAAGGTCGCGCTGATCCGCCAAGCGGTCAAGCTGGAAGGCGTCGCCGCCGCGCGTGAGGGGTACAGCGATGACGGCACAGTTTCTTTGCTGCGGATCACCGCCAATTGGCCGACAGCGGCGGGTGCCCAGAAGATCGCGCATGAGTTTTCACTGCGCACCATCGCTCTCAGCATCAGCACACGACTGGAACAGGCCCGCGAAACACTTGGCTTCTTTGAATTGCAGGAACAGGCCGTAAGAGCCGAAATTGCAACGCTTGAGGCGGATATTACCCAGTTTCGCACGGAGAACGACATAGTACCACCGGGTAATCTGGAAGTGACGCAACGAGAAGTCGAAAGTCTGACCGAAGCGATGCTGAACATCGATCGGCGTATGCTGGCAGTACAGCGCCGTCTGGACACGCCTGCCAATAGCCGGATCGAGAAACGCCAGCGTGAGGCCGACCTTCTCGAAAGGCAGGGCCTCGAGGCCGAACGTGCGCTGCTGGCACGCACACTTGAGGCGTTGAACGAAAGCCTTGTCGGCACACCAGAGTTAGACCTTCAACTCGCTGAATATGATCGACAGCTGGGCGAGCTACGCGCCCAGTTGCAACAGGTCAGCGCCCGGCGCAAAGAGGCCCAAGTCGGTTTCCAACTCGAAACCCAACGCCAGTCAGAACGCCTGACGGTGCTGGAACCCGCGCCGCTGCCCGATTACCCATTCACAAGGGCGCGCAAACAGATCGTTGTTCTGGGCGCGGCCGCAAGTCTGCTCTTGGGAATTGGCCTGGCTTTTCTGCTGGATTTGCGCCACCCGGTCATCCGTTCTGCCGCACAGATGGAACGCGACATCGGCCTGCGCCCTGTCATTTCCATTCCTGAAATGAAACCGGTACGCCGTCGTAAACTGTCATCGGGTTGGTTGCGGCGTGCCTTAACCCCCAAGCACCGATAG
- a CDS encoding CpsD/CapB family tyrosine-protein kinase: protein MERNKDARGTRRSQSKTPQSAHEHTRDASGTRGTVRAEAEDLRNLPFDLELTRRVNGQYMPAKWGTRDPSLGLADQYDFEDDELNLPAAQRAAQISQYDSGSWETLEQVPFGHGASSALNAQMALAGGDRRILRVIDDLRTQLLQTLQSEVWNRIAVTAPTSGCGTTFTAVNLALSISRIPDFRTVLMDLNQRNPGVAKALGLRGPGDMHRYLAGQVSARDHLLRCSETLTVGLNRARPVNPSEMLHSKRTGAVLDDMIGTLFPDIVLYDLPPMLEYDDLQAFLPQVDGVLLVADASRTLGSQIEECERRLQGKTNLLGVILNRTRTAASKVAA from the coding sequence GTGGAAAGAAATAAAGACGCACGCGGCACACGCCGCTCGCAATCCAAGACGCCACAGTCGGCACACGAACACACTCGTGATGCCAGCGGTACGCGTGGTACTGTCCGCGCAGAAGCAGAAGATCTGCGCAATCTGCCCTTCGATCTGGAACTGACGCGCAGGGTCAACGGACAGTATATGCCGGCGAAATGGGGCACACGCGACCCATCCCTCGGTCTGGCTGATCAGTATGATTTTGAAGACGATGAACTGAACTTGCCCGCCGCACAGCGGGCGGCCCAGATTTCGCAATATGATAGCGGCAGTTGGGAAACGCTTGAACAGGTGCCGTTCGGCCATGGTGCGTCTTCGGCACTCAATGCGCAAATGGCGCTCGCCGGTGGCGATCGACGCATCCTGCGGGTGATCGACGACCTGCGTACGCAGCTGCTGCAAACCCTCCAGAGCGAGGTATGGAACCGGATCGCAGTCACCGCGCCCACATCTGGTTGCGGGACTACCTTCACAGCCGTGAATCTGGCGCTCAGCATCAGCCGCATCCCCGATTTCCGCACTGTGCTCATGGACCTGAATCAGCGCAATCCGGGCGTCGCAAAGGCGCTGGGTTTGCGAGGGCCCGGTGATATGCACCGCTATCTGGCGGGACAAGTCTCGGCGCGTGATCATCTGTTGCGCTGCTCTGAAACACTCACCGTCGGATTGAATCGTGCGCGTCCGGTCAATCCGTCGGAAATGCTGCACTCCAAACGCACTGGCGCCGTTCTGGATGACATGATTGGCACGCTTTTTCCGGATATCGTTCTCTACGACCTGCCCCCGATGCTGGAGTATGATGATCTTCAGGCGTTTCTACCTCAGGTCGATGGCGTCTTGCTCGTGGCCGATGCCAGCAGAACCCTCGGTTCACAAATCGAAGAATGCGAACGCAGGTTACAGGGGAAGACAAATCTGCTGGGCGTGATCCTTAACCGGACCCGCACTGCAGCCAGCAAAGTGGCGGCCTAG
- a CDS encoding sugar transferase, whose translation MTETNLHMRQPHGLGGGRPQAGFPHAALLSYVVRPSPAEVVDALRPLNLSAPVAPPLPSSRFYRTTGKRIFDLAFVLVTAPVALFLIAISALLLWIEGGSPFYRQERLGAGGSVFRILKLRTMVRDADARLEQVLAENDDLRREWDATQKLKNDPRITRFGAFLRKTSLDELPQLWNVLKGDMSLVGPRPMMVDQLSIYGDAHHYFALRPGITGLWQVSERNESLFKLRVRLDAEYDRCLSLVQDLKVLLLTVGAVVKRTGY comes from the coding sequence ATGACCGAGACGAATTTGCATATGCGCCAGCCGCACGGTTTGGGCGGCGGGCGGCCTCAGGCTGGTTTTCCGCATGCGGCGCTTTTGAGCTATGTCGTGCGTCCGTCGCCCGCAGAGGTCGTTGACGCATTGCGGCCACTGAATCTGTCGGCGCCTGTTGCCCCGCCCCTGCCCTCGAGCAGGTTTTATCGAACGACAGGCAAGCGGATCTTTGATCTTGCTTTCGTACTTGTCACTGCGCCCGTCGCGCTTTTCCTGATCGCGATCAGTGCTTTGCTTCTTTGGATTGAAGGCGGTTCACCGTTCTACCGCCAAGAACGGCTAGGCGCGGGTGGATCAGTGTTCCGAATCCTCAAGCTCCGCACGATGGTGCGCGATGCCGACGCCCGGTTAGAGCAAGTGCTGGCCGAAAATGATGATTTGCGCCGCGAATGGGATGCAACGCAGAAGCTGAAGAATGATCCGCGTATAACTCGTTTTGGCGCATTCCTACGCAAAACATCTCTTGATGAGTTGCCGCAGCTTTGGAACGTGCTGAAAGGCGACATGAGCCTTGTCGGCCCACGCCCGATGATGGTGGATCAGTTGTCAATCTATGGTGACGCGCATCACTATTTCGCATTACGTCCCGGCATCACCGGTTTGTGGCAGGTGTCCGAACGCAACGAAAGCCTGTTCAAGTTGCGTGTCCGGCTGGATGCAGAGTATGATCGCTGCCTGTCATTGGTTCAGGATCTCAAGGTCCTGCTTTTGACGGTAGGCGCCGTGGTGAAACGAACCGGATACTGA